In a genomic window of Octadecabacter temperatus:
- the pstA gene encoding phosphate ABC transporter permease PstA has protein sequence MTDTSKFTSLKVQDPRTKKRNAAEKRFRAYGIVAIAIGGLFLAALTFTIVKSGLPAFTQYVMKLEVTLSQEQFDDAESQLLKTAVYRDIFIDNFSEQLDTNGVEVEYDAAALERLLGKVGGDIRAHYRENPSDIGQPTTFQLQLSSRVEGYFRGRVTRDTLVDSRFLEKADLDIVDVLRDAGLMTGRFNWAFLTGKDSGVDNPGGAGIGASVIGSFFMMLVVLFLSLPIGVAASIYLEEFAPKNRFTDLVEVNISNLAAVPSIVFGILGLSVFIQYMHLPQSAPLVGGLVLTLMTLPTIIISTRASLKSVPPSIRDAALGIGASKMQSVTHHVLPLAMPGILTGTIIGLAQALGETAPLLLIGMVGFVAREYPDGIASGFLDPNSAMPAQIYTWAARADVGFYEKAWGGIIVLLVFLLLMNAIAILLRKKFERRW, from the coding sequence ATGACTGACACATCCAAATTCACATCGTTGAAGGTGCAAGATCCGCGCACCAAGAAACGCAACGCCGCTGAAAAACGGTTCCGTGCCTATGGTATCGTCGCGATTGCGATTGGCGGGCTTTTCTTGGCCGCGCTGACATTCACGATCGTAAAGTCCGGCCTTCCAGCTTTCACGCAATATGTGATGAAGCTGGAAGTCACGCTGAGCCAAGAACAGTTTGATGACGCCGAAAGCCAGCTGTTGAAGACAGCCGTTTATCGCGACATCTTTATCGATAACTTCTCTGAGCAACTGGACACCAACGGCGTTGAGGTTGAATACGACGCCGCTGCGCTAGAACGCTTGCTTGGCAAAGTTGGTGGCGATATCCGCGCCCATTACCGCGAAAACCCCAGCGACATTGGCCAACCGACCACATTTCAGCTTCAACTGTCATCACGGGTTGAAGGCTACTTTCGCGGACGTGTGACACGCGACACGTTGGTCGACAGCCGCTTCCTTGAGAAAGCAGACCTCGATATCGTTGACGTGCTGCGCGATGCCGGTTTGATGACAGGGCGTTTCAACTGGGCGTTCCTGACCGGCAAGGACTCTGGCGTGGATAACCCAGGTGGAGCGGGGATCGGGGCCTCTGTGATTGGCTCGTTCTTTATGATGTTGGTGGTTCTCTTCCTAAGCCTGCCAATCGGTGTCGCCGCGTCGATCTACCTTGAAGAATTCGCACCAAAGAACCGTTTCACAGACTTGGTTGAGGTCAATATCTCTAACCTCGCGGCGGTGCCATCCATCGTGTTTGGTATCTTGGGCCTGTCTGTCTTCATTCAGTACATGCACCTCCCGCAATCCGCGCCACTGGTCGGGGGCTTGGTTCTGACGTTGATGACATTGCCAACGATCATCATCTCGACCCGTGCATCCCTGAAGTCCGTGCCGCCCTCCATCCGCGACGCGGCACTGGGCATCGGCGCATCCAAAATGCAATCCGTAACCCACCATGTGCTACCACTGGCGATGCCGGGCATCCTGACGGGGACAATCATCGGCCTTGCGCAGGCTTTGGGCGAAACCGCACCACTGCTATTAATCGGGATGGTCGGGTTTGTTGCACGCGAATACCCAGACGGTATCGCATCCGGTTTCTTGGACCCGAATTCGGCCATGCCCGCCCAAATTTACACATGGGCCGCACGTGCTGACGTAGGCTTTTATGAGAAAGCATGGGGCGGGATTATCGTGCTGCTGGTGTTCTTGTTGTTGATGAACGCCATCGCCATCTTACTGCGCAAAA